DNA from Lineus longissimus chromosome 7, tnLinLong1.2, whole genome shotgun sequence:
TTGGGGAGTAGTTTAAGTATCAGTCGCACTGCAGAATTGAGCGAGCCTGAACAGAGTGAGGTCACCAGAATGGAGTTTAACGAATTGCGATCTTCAACCGTGAAAGGACATGCTACACCACGTAAAGACAGTGGTATTGGGCTCGATTTGACCTACCTCTCCCCGGTCTCCGATGGTACTCAAGTGGAGGTATCCGGACTCATTGGAAAGGTCTTTACAGAGAATGTTGAAGATTTGACTCATCAAGGTGATGGGAATCATAGAGCTGACGATTCTGTGAGCGGATCATTGGGAGAACAAGCTTTGCTTTCAAACCAGGATAGTACTGATGCAGAAATTGCCAGAATCATCGCAGAAGATTTTGCCGAGATTTTTGGCGAGTGATGTGAATTTTGAACTAGAGGTGAATGATTTTGGACTAGTTCTGGTCAAAGTAACATCCCTCGACCCATTTGCTTAACTATAGTTGTCATGGAAATATGACTATGGATTTacttttctttctctttgtgTTTGAACTGTCGGTGCGTGGACTGAGAAATGAAGGGAGTAGATCTCTTTGCTGCTTTTAAATCTGGATTAACTGACAACCAGGATTATAGCTTAATATGGTTGTCCAGGAAAGTATCGACTCTAAAGTTAGAGAATTAGTTTTGTGAAGGAGAATCCTTTCATGGTAGCTTCATATTCAGATAGGATGTGTTTGTTAGCTAATGAGTAGTTTGAGTTGTCGAAATCAGGAAAGCTGAGAGAACAAGATTGTTCTATTTGGCGAGAGTCTGTTGACCATTTTCAGTTCTATGTTGCCAAAGACAGAAAAGAAATATTTGTGAGCTGGAAAATCATTCAGCGGTGAAACTTCTGGTTTAAGGCAAAATGCTTTTTTAGGCAAATTATTTTCTCTAATGTCATTCATCGTGTGGACTGAGCAAGCAGTCTATCATTTGATCAAATCTGCTGGTTTCCAGAACACTTATCGAGAGTTCATTGAGGACCTGTGAGGCCAGCTGCTGTAGAAGAATCACTGTTTCAAGTGACCTTATAGTTACTGCTGTTCATGTCCAAAAGAGAAAACATTAAACATTGTATAGAACAATTTTTGTTATCTTTTCAAACGATCTTGCCACTTAATAGTTGAAAAGGAATACTTTGTGCTGTGATGAGTTCAGTATAACTATAAGCATCCTCTACCACTCTAAATCTGACCAATCCAATTCCATATCTTTTCAGCTGGTCAGAGTGTATGGTTCGGCTCCTCTCCATCAAACTCCATCTCGGCCGTACTCCTCCCGTTCAAAGGTCAAGTCATTCATCCACAGACAGAGCTTTACACAAATTGTAAGTTTGCTTGTCTCAGTTGAATGTCTACCTGGTCTTGAGAAACCCTAGTCACTGTTTTACTTGAATTGTCATGTCAGGGTGGTCGTGATGAGGACGTCTTAGCACCTCCTGTCCCCGGCCTTCAGGCGCTATCAGATAAGACCAGCTTCTATTCTTCATCGTCTCCTCAAATGTCTGCCCAAAGAGGCTTTACCTCCAGGAACTGAGCATAGTCCTGTGGACTTGTAAGGGCTTGGTCTTTCATGCCCATCTTTTCCATTCACACTGCAagcctagactgtcctgtgcttctgttctcatcatcatctgttCATTTCTCTTAGTGAATGGAGGAGTTATGGAACCGTTGTCGAAGTACCACCCCTGTCATATCAGGTCAACTTCACGCCAGACCTTGGAAGGATGGCTGCCATGTGCCGATGGAGAAACTGGGTTCTACATTTCGTTGGAAACCTCACAGTTATTATTAAAGGTGAGCTGAGGGTTCGTGGCTCATTATGAATCATGGCAGATGAGCCGTTTGTTCGCCTCTGATAAATCAAAATAGAAAAACTTTGTCCATTTAAAGGTGACCAAGATGGAGGATCCAAGTGCAGAGACCATGGCCTGGCCTGGGGTGCTACAGCCTGTTGTAAAATGGGTGATCCAAGTGCAGAGACCATGGCCTGACCTGGGGTGCTATAGCCTGTTGTATCCCATACTTATGATTAACAACTTGTCACTGTTATCAAATGCTCAGAAGAGAACATTTTCAACCTTCAACTTCAAGTCAACTTTTCTTCGAAATGTCAGCATACTGTCGGCAGTTTCCTCTTTTGGCTGATGACAGTGCATCCGTGTTCCTCTTATCATGGCCCCCTTTAGGTTGTCTGGTTCACTAATTCAATGTTGCTCATTCTCGTGCAGTGGAACGACTCAATGGACGCTGCCAAAGACTTCATGATGGGCAAGCTGCTGTGGATGACACTGGAGTGTCCTGGTCTGCCTGCTGATGCACACGTCAGGTTCAAGATAGTCGGAAGTCAAAGTGTCATGAGTGTGATGCTGGGAGACCAACAGATTGAAAGTAAGTTGAGTTGAGGTTGTAAACAACCTTGATGTTCAATCTTTTGTATAAAATAGTGCTGCAAACTCTGAGAGAGGCCGTCACAATGATCATGGTGGTTGTGTCTGTGTTGGGAAGTGTTCCCAGTCCAATCAGGAAAACATGACAGCTCCTGACCTGTTTCACAGTGCTGCTATATCCTTAGAGTGTTTGATGCTCGCGTCATCACTGTCTACGTTCTCTTTCAGATCTTGGGTTGGCTCCAACATCAAACAACACCAATACCTCCCTTCCTCTCACACCACTACCAAAACAAGATGGCGACAATGAGGTCATACTCATCGTCACTTTGTCAGTAACGAGTGCCGTGGTCGTTCTAGCAGTCACTGTAGTCCTGATTACCCGCTACATCATGCAGCTGAGAGTGATCAAGGAGCATGAGCGCGCAAAACACTTGGAGGGATTTGTGGAGCCAGAGACTATGGTAAGACACTCATTGATCCCTGTCTTCTTGTATTTGATTGGCCCTCCAGCCGCCTATGATGGTGACTTGGTATAACTGGAACAGGCCAACCATCGCTTGGCCCATAGAAATCACtgttgatttgattttgaatgaaatgatagGTTTTCTTGATGAGGAGGTGTATTATTTCTGAACAgttcatttgttttattttccaGACTAATCCAGTACAAGAATCTGGGAGTCTTCCTGAAGTTCCTTTGGCAGTCAGCCAACCCTATGATGGGGAAATAACTGGCCCTGAGTCAAGTTCAATTCATAAACAGAAACATATTTCAAGTCTTAAACGGCACTCGCTCAAAAGTCTCGGATCAAAAAAGCTGAAGAGACAAACTAGTGTTCCACCAGGTGATGACTCGTACCAGCAAAACTGGCTTCATGTCAAACAAGCGCATAAAAATACAATATCCCTGCCGCCAAGCGCAGTTGAATACTGGAAGTCTAATCCGTATATTTCGGAGGAGCCGCATGGTCATAATCAAGCAATGCGAACAATACGCAGCCTCATTCTGAGAGCAAAAGACAAAGTGCGAGGACTGTCGTCGTTACAGCCAATATCAGAGGAAGAGGAAGCTCCAAGTGTGATGAGTGGATCTAATCTCAGTATTGATTCGGTCTTATTTTCCATGACTCCGGGAGGGAGTGTTTCTAGTGATTCACGCGGCAAAGGGAACCGTGGTTTTGTGAATAACGGTTACAGTGATGAGGAGATGTTTTATCATATCCCAGTGCAGTCTCGGGAGCCTGATTGGGGCTCTCTTGATGAGTACCTAGATGATAATTTGGAAGGGGTGGAATTCGGTGACGCCATTCTTGGCTATGATGTTAACTCGGATATTGTACCAGTGACCGAAATTGATGACGTTGATACAGATGAGGGGATTAGCCAAAGTTTTGGCAGTTCTGAAACCAAAATTCACTTCATGGAAGGAATAGCAAAAGAGGATGTACCAGGTGGTGCTGTGATATTATtgaaacaagcacgatttaGTGAAAATGACCCAGTGTTTTATGTTGCAGATGACAATATGCAAAACGTGGATAATTCTGATGGTCTAATTCATGAGGATATTTCACAGGAGTCGATTAGTTACCAAAGTGATACAGACAATCAGGTTGATGTGGATGGGCCACCTCTGCCTACTACACCGCCTCCAGCAATATCTAGTCAGACAAGTTCTCCCCCAATGACTCTCTCCCATATCCCAATACCTTCACCACTACCTCTAATAACTGGTCATCCACTTCCTC
Protein-coding regions in this window:
- the LOC135491249 gene encoding uncharacterized protein LOC135491249, with protein sequence MASLYNPMDYMNTAISRLVLLITSVNLVNSNGISPTDFTVLRQLSQPDVFTHLACNATTCLDKLALPFQDCECQCREDASTFDIMQMGCSRNLTAGQSVWFGSSPSNSISAVLLPFKGQVIHPQTELYTNLNGGVMEPLSKYHPCHIRSTSRQTLEGWLPCADGETGFYISLETSQLLLKWNDSMDAAKDFMMGKLLWMTLECPGLPADAHVRFKIVGSQSVMSVMLGDQQIENLGLAPTSNNTNTSLPLTPLPKQDGDNEVILIVTLSVTSAVVVLAVTVVLITRYIMQLRVIKEHERAKHLEGFVEPETMTNPVQESGSLPEVPLAVSQPYDGEITGPESSSIHKQKHISSLKRHSLKSLGSKKLKRQTSVPPGDDSYQQNWLHVKQAHKNTISLPPSAVEYWKSNPYISEEPHGHNQAMRTIRSLILRAKDKVRGLSSLQPISEEEEAPSVMSGSNLSIDSVLFSMTPGGSVSSDSRGKGNRGFVNNGYSDEEMFYHIPVQSREPDWGSLDEYLDDNLEGVEFGDAILGYDVNSDIVPVTEIDDVDTDEGISQSFGSSETKIHFMEGIAKEDVPGGAVILLKQARFSENDPVFYVADDNMQNVDNSDGLIHEDISQESISYQSDTDNQVDVDGPPLPTTPPPAISSQTSSPPMTLSHIPIPSPLPLITGHPLPPPASITGKHIPPPPPLPSHSLSPSLKVVSLPSPPTPVILYNTPPPPPPPALSPNSPLSPSKPLKRMAPQPPPAVLMAPQPLPPVLMAPQAPPPVSMAPQPPPPVSMAPQVPPPVSMAPQAPPPVLMAPQAPPPVSMAPQAAPPVSMAPQAPPPVSMAPQAPPPVSMAPQAPPPVSMAPQPPPPVLMAPQALPPVPSDRSDSGMHSDSSSLSSDSALANSTRSAGMLSVKTTKSRESGIAPEPKPDYVEIVTKVPPPDYRHTIEMKGDILTVTREPKKVVLRNLQNRNAVKFWDEMGYPCPNNDKERTISLQKERKRNRLQKMYFNTPHKKQMSSEYNRKKVGLGRNPSQLQSEKRTWANSMGRGRSLPGKGSSPKDRNLCLKTDNDLSLLRLGGVWEV